A stretch of Oncorhynchus gorbuscha isolate QuinsamMale2020 ecotype Even-year linkage group LG24, OgorEven_v1.0, whole genome shotgun sequence DNA encodes these proteins:
- the LOC124013118 gene encoding transmembrane protein 74: MENVQISDLEPLCFDQEDSRSDPTKSLPWASNYQRIKKSLSNEHRCESGNWETACADSGQWPTASGDGQPGAISQRGAEAERTVCCLEELETSFTRKYEDFNLQQENSQQQSARINGSPSHSSFDELHDGVPELSMLSDNEFTSEALGKSADYGFISAVTCLVTGISLVAISYTVPREVKVNPDSVSAREMERLERENALVGVHLDRWVIAGLCLLTLGGVVLSTLLMVSLWKGEMLRRRAFTYSKQSAQLYGSINLRGGSNPPNVPSQLSVEDLEEVLN, encoded by the coding sequence ATGGAAAATGTTCAAATATCTGATTTAGAACCCCTCTGCTTTGATCAAGAGGACAGTCGGTCAGATCCCACAAAAAGCCTCCCATGGGCTTCAAACTACCAACGCATCAAAAAGTCACTTTCCAACGAGCATCGTTGCGAGTCGGGGAATTGGGAGACTGCCTGCGCGGATTCAGGACAATGGCCAACTGCCTCCGGAGACGGGCAGCCCGGCGCAATCAGCCAGCGGGGAGCAGAAGCTGAGAGAACCGTATGTTGCCTAGAGGAATTGGAGACATCTTTCACACGCAAATACGAGGATTTCAATTTACAACAGGAGAACAGTCAGCAGCAGTCCGCAAGGATCAACGGAAGCCCGAGTCACAGCTCCTTCGACGAACTCCACGACGGTGTCCCGGAACTGTCCATGTTGTCAGACAATGAGTTTACATCCGAAGCCTTGGGGAAATCAGCGGATTACGGTTTCATAAGTGCTGTCACTTGCCTGGTGACAGGCATCTCGTTAGTAGCCATCTCCTACACTGTTCCCCGGGAAGTTAAAGTGAACCCGGACAGTGTGTCAGCccgggagatggagagactggagagggagaacgCCCTGGTAGGGGTTCACCTGGACCGGTGGGTTATAGCAGGGCTGTGCCTGCTCACCCTCGGGGGTGTGGTCCTCTCCACCCTGCTTATGGTGTCTTTGTGGAAAGGGGAGATGTTGAGGAGAAGGGCCTTCACCTACTCCAAACAGTCTGCACAATTATATGGCTCTATCAATTTAAGAGGGGGCTCAAACCCACCTAATGTCCCCTCCCAATTGTCTGTGGAAGATTTGGAAGAGGTCCTAAATTGA